CCGCGGCCAGCTAGGGCGCGCCCTGTGCGACGCCCTGGCGCCGGGCTACGAACTGGTTCCTCTCGGCCACGATCAACTCGAACTCAGTTCTCCCGCTACCGTTGAACGGGTTGTCGCCACCGGCGCCGATCTGGTTATCCATGCCGCCGCGTATACCGATGTGGACGGCTGCGCCCGCAACCCCGATCTGGCCTACCGTGTGAATGGCCTGGGGACGCGCTATGTCGCCCTCGCCTGCCGCCGGCTCGACGCGCCGCTGGTGTACATCAGCACCAATGAGGTCTTCCCCGGCGATGCCGGCCGTCCCTACGTCGAATACGATGCACCCTGTCCCATCAATGCCTACGGGCGCTCCAAGTGGGCTGGCGAGCAGGCGGTACGGGAGCTGCTGGATAGTTTTTATATCGTGCGCGTGGCCTGGCTTTTTGGCGGGGAACGCAATTTTGTGCGCACGGTGCTGCGTCTCGCCAAGGAGCCTCCCCCTACCGGCCTGCGGATGGTGGATGATGAGGTGGGCAGCCCGACCTATGCGCCCGATGTGGCCGAGGCGGTGGCCACTCTGATTGCAACGGGCTTTTTTGGGACCTATCACCTGGTCAACGCCGGGGCCTGCTCGCGCTATGAACTGGCGCAGACGGTGCTGCGCCTGGCCGGTCTCACCACGCCGGTGACCCCGATCAAGCTGGCCGATTACCGCCGCGATAGCACGCCGCCCCCCTACTCGCCCCTCGCAAACCACGCCGGAGCGGCCATCGGGCTGACCCTGCGCCCCTGGGAAGAAGCCGTCGCCGCCTATCTCGCCACGCTGGCTGCGGTATGATTGACGTAATCGTCCCGAATTACAATGGAGCAGCGCTGTTGCCCACCTGCCTCGACGCGCTGCGGGCGCAGACGCGCCGCGATTTCCTGGTGACCGTCGTGGACGATGGCAGCGTCGACGACTCGCGCGCCCTGCTCGCCACGCGCTACCGTGAGGTTCAGGTCGTGGCCCTGCCACGTAACCGGGGCCTGGCCGCCGCGGTCAACGCGGGCATCGCCGCCACGCAGCGGCCCTTCGTCGCCCTGCTGAACAACGACACCGAGGCCCATCCCGCCTGGCTCGAACGGTTGATCGGCGCGCTGGAACGCTACCCCGCATATGCCTTCGCCGCCAGCAAGCTGCTGCTGTTTGACCGGCGCGATCATCTGCACTCGGCGGGCGATTTTTACCGCCCCGACGGCGAACCAGGCAGCCGGGGCGTATGGGAGCGCGACCGCGGCCAGTACGATGCGGTGATGGAGGTGTTCGGCCCCTGCGCCGGCGCCGCGGCCTACCGCCGCGCGGCCCTGGAGGCTGTGGCAGAGGACGGCAAGGTGTTCGACGAGGATCTGGGGATGTACTGTGAAGATGTGGACCTGAACCTGCGGGCCCGGCGCCGCGGCATGCGGACGATCTTCGTGCCGACGGCTGTGGTGTACCATCGCCTCAGCGCCACCGGCGGCGGCACGCTGGCCAGTTACTACTGTGGGCGCAACTTCGCCCTGGTGTGGGCCAAGAATATGCCCGGCCCCCTGGCCCGGCGCTACTGGCCGGCGCTGCTGGCTTCACAGGCGCGTTTCGCCCTCCATAGCCTGCGCCATATCCGTGAACCGGCGGCCCGCGCCCGGTTGCGCGGCCAGCTCGCCGCCCTGCGCGCCCTGCCCCTCTTCCTGCGAAAACGCCGGCGCCTCCAACCTGATGAGACCCTTTCCCTGGCGCTATAGCCGAAGTGCAGCCACCACGCTCATGCTTGAACCTTCTGATCAGCCAGTCTACCTTTCGATTGTCATCCCGGCCTACAACGAGGAGCGCCGGCTTCCCGCCACGCTCCAGCAGTTGCGCGCCTACCTGGCGGCCCAGTCCTTCGCCAGCGAACTGATCGTGGTTGACGATGGAAGCGATGACCGGACCGCGGCCGTGGCCGCCAGTTTCCCCGAGGTTCAGGTCCTGCGACGCGAGCATCGCGGCAAGGGTTTTGCCGTGCGCGCGGGCGCGCTGGCGGCCAGCGGCGCCTACGTGCTGCTGTGCGACGCCGACCTCGCCGTGCCGATCGAGGAATGGGTGAAGTTTGAGGGCTTCTTCGCCAGCGGCTATGATGTGGTGATTGGCTCGCGCGAAGGGATCGGCGCCACCCGCGAAGGCGAGCCCTGGCATCGCCACGTGATGGGCCGGGTCTTCAACTGGATCATTCGCCTGGTGGCCCTGCGGGACATCAACGACACACAGTGCGGCTTCAAGGCGCTGCGCCGCGAGGTGGCCCGGGATCTGTTCTCCCGCGTGCGGATCTACGGCGATAATGCGCCGGTGGTGCGTGGCGCCGCGGTGACCGCCTACGATGTCGAAGTGCTGTTCCTGGCCCGCAAATGCGGCTACCGCATCGCCGAGGTGCCGGTACGCTGGCGCTACGGCGCCGAGACCAAGGTGAACCCGGTGCGCGACTCGCTCCGCAATCTGCGTGACGTGTTCGCCGTGCGCCTGAACGATCTCCGGGGGCGCTATCGTGAAGCTCCCCGATACATCAGCGATCCGGAAACCATTCACCATCATTAGAGCACTGACCGGAACGCTTGATCCGCTGCGGACGCCTGGCGTTGCGGGTCAATCTTTTCGAGAAACGCGATAGATACTCGGTGTTCCGGGCAGGTCACGTCTTCCTCCCCCTTGCCTCTGGAAACCACACAGGCCGGGACAATCCTCCGGGTTGCCCCGGCCAGGAGCCTATGGGTAGCAGCACCGGCAAGAAATGGCTCTGGCGCGCGGCCTTGCTCATCGGCGGCCTCTGGCTGGCGGGCGCGACCCTGCTGCCTGGTCGGGTGCGCCAGGCGCGACTGGCGGCGATCAGCGGCCCTGGCCCGTTCTACGCGACAATCACCTGGTCGTATGGCCTGGGGGTGCGCCCCATCAGCATCATCTTTGATCTGCAACTGGGGGACAGCTACGGCAGCGCCACCACCGACGGCGAGGCGCTGGAGGCCGAGATCCCCTTGAGCGCCGCGCCCAACGGCCCCTGTCGCATCACTGCCAGCGCCACCTACCGGCTATTCGGGTTTCCCTATACGCAGGTGCGCCGCTTCGAGGAGAAGGAAGCGGGGGGCGCCATCCAGTAAAGTCTCTGGGGAAAGGCCCTGCGTCCCTCACGGCTTTCCTGCGCTTGCACGATCATCAAAAGGCAACTCCTGGCGAAGCGTCCTGCCCGCCGCGCTTGCCTGGCATCAGGCGTTGCCCTCAATCTCGGCGATCTTCGCCCGCACCTGGGCGGCGAGGCGCTGCAGTTCACGGTTGACCACGTATTGCCATTCCTCGGCCTCGTGATCCTCCAAAGCGCCGCCGCCGTACTTCAGCTCCATCGCCAGGTGCCACCCGCGCTTCTCGGCAAAACGCTCCAGTTCGCGCTGCCGGCTTGGCGGCCAGCGCCGCTTGATGAACTGCCGGAAGGCATGCTCCATGCGCTGCGAGCCGTCGGGGTTGAGCGAAGGGAGGGCGAAATACGGTTCGGCGTCCCGCGGATCGGGTTCGGAGGCCCTGGTGAAGTAGAGGGTGCGATGGGGAATGGAGTAGCGCCATTCGCCATCCCCTTCATAGTTGGCCGGGTTGTTGGCAATCGCTCCAGTGAGCATCCGATCAGTGATGGTCATGGTTCCCTTCCCAGGCTATCCGATGGCATTAATTCGGAGTGATGCGGCTGGAGCAGGGCGACCCTGAAGGTTGCCCTGCAGGCAGCCGGTTATGTTCACATCAGCATAGCACGGCGGCATTACCCCCGCAACGGTGGTTGCGACGATGTGCGGGGGTGTGATAAAGTTGTCCTGACCAGGACAGCAATCCGGCGCCGGCTCGCCCGCAGAAAGAGAGCGCTCTGATGCCCGACTCAGAGGAACACGGTCGCGTCACACCTGCCATTGAAGATTACCTGAAAGCCATCTATACCCTGCAACAGCAGCACGGCGTGGTCACCACCTCACTGCTCGGCGAACAGCGCGGCTCAAAGCCCGGTTCGGTCACCGGGATGATCAAGAAGCTCGCCGAGATGAACCTGGTGCAGCATACGCCTTACCAGGGGGTTATGCTTACCGCGGCCGGGGAACGCATCGCCCTGGAGGTGATCCGCCATCACCGGCTGCTCGAACTTTACCTGGTCGAGGCCCTCGGATATAGCTGGGACGAGGTGCACGAAGAGGCCGAGCGGCTCGAGCACCATATCAGCGAGAAGCTGGAGGCGCGCATCGCCGAGCACCTGGGCCACCCTTCCTTTGACCCCCACGGCGACCCGATACCCACCCTCGAGGGCAACCTCCCGGCGTCCACCGGCACGCGCCTGGCGGACCTTGCCGTCCATGAGCGCGGGCGCGTTGTGCGGGTGCGCGATCAGAGCGGCGAGCGCCTGCGCTACCTGGCCGATCTGGGATTGGTGCCCGGAGCGCAGATTGAAGTGACCGGCAGCGCCCCCTTCGACGGACCGTTGACCATTCGGCTTGGCAGCGCCACCTATCCCCTCGACCGGCGAATGGCGCGCACGATCGAAGTCGAACGGCTCGCCGATGCTGAGGCGAAGGCCACTGAGGAGCAAGCTGCCGCTCTCAGAGAGGCCGGGATATCCGGCGAGTGACACCTGCCAGACTCGCCTGCTCCTTCACGCCAACCAGCGGCGCCAGCAGCCTCCCAGGCGCTTTCCCTCCAGGGCGGGCATGGCTTTCTTTCTCAGATGTAGGGTTTTCCGGCGCATGCTCGCGTCGCATGCGCCATCCGGGGCATTGGGACGCCTGACTCCCCCCTCTCCCGCGCGCGGGAGAGGGGGGCGGGGGGTGAGGATCGTAAGCGCATTGGAATGCCGAAAACCGCTTCTCGCTCGAAAGACTCTACACCTGAGAACATGGCTTTCCCCCGCTCACTCAATCGGGAAACAACTCGTCCATTTCCTCCTGAGCCGGGCGGGCCGGGCCGGGCGACGCCGTCCTACGCCGCGGCCCGCGCCGTTCCATCGCCGCGTAGAAGCCCGTGTCATAGGTTCGGGTTCTGACCACCACCGGCATCGGCACAGCGTGCCCGAGCACCAGGGCCTGCTGCTTGCTATCGAGCGACGCCAGCACGGCCCGCAGCCCCGCGCTGCCGCTCACACCGGTGAATACCGCCTCGATGTCGCGCTCGTCGTTGAGCAGGGCAGTGACCCGCGTGCCGAGCTGGCTCATCACCTCCGGGTCAATCGAAGACGGGCGCTGGTCAACTACCAGCAGCGTCACCCCGTACTTGCGCATCTCGCGGGCAATCGTGCCGAAGATCGTCTGCCGCGCCACGCGCGGGTTGAGAAACTTGTGGGCCTCCTCAATGGTGATCATCAGCGGGCGGGGCCGGTCGGCCTGGTTCTGGGTCTGGATGGCGCGGTCGGTCTGCTCCACCCAGCGGCGGTGGATGCGCCGGGTGATGATATTCGCCACCAGCACGTAGATCAGGCTGTTGTCGTGACGCCCGAACTCCAGCACCACGTGACGCCCGGCGGCCAGGGCGTCAATCAACCGGTCAACGGCGGAAAAATCGGCTCGCTCGCGCACGAAGCTCAGCCGGGCGATGCGGGCCAGTTTGCGCTTGAGCGCGCTGATCGCCCCGGCGTGGGCCCCGCTGCGCTCGGCGAACTCCCGGATGGCCTCGCTGTCCATCTCCAGCAGCGCCTCCAGCCACCCTTGCCGGTAGCGGTCGAAGAGCAGGTACGAGGACTCGGTAGCGGTGCTGCTGAGGTTGAGTTCCTCCTCCAGAGCGATCACATCCTCGACTTCGATCTGGTCAAGGCCGATGACCAGGTCTCCGTCGTAGGGCCGTCCCCGCGAGGCCTCTGCATCAATCGTGTAGACCAGCACGTCGCTGCCGAAGAGTTGCCGCAGGCCCTTGACGAACGTCCCGCCCTCCGACGGCGCGCCCCACCCGTACTCGCTGTGCATATCGAAGATCAGGTTACTGGCCACATCGGCATAGATCGTCCCGCAGATCAGCAGGCGGGTCAGAAAGCTCTTGCCGGTGCCGCTCTTGCCGAAGATGCCGTTGGAACGCTCCACCAGCCGTTCCAGGTTCAGGCACACGGGCACGTCCATATCCAGGGGGCGACCGATCTCGAACGAGGCGCCGCCGGCCTGCCCGAACACGCGCCCGAAATCCTCCGCCTCGGCCTCATACACCGGCGCGAAGTGGCGGGGAATGGTCTTCACCGGCAGCAGGGACTGCTCGCTCCGCTCCAGGGGCAGCATCAGGCGCGGCGTGAGTTCGAGGGCGCCATAGGTGGCCGTTCCGGCGAGCACCTCATGGACGAAGCGGTCGCCGTCGGGCGGGTCGAGCAGCACCTCCTGGTTGGTTGCGGCAAGGGCGACATCGGTGACCATTGAGAAGAAGGCGTGCCGGTCGCCCTGGATCACCACGAACTTGCCGACGCGCATGTCTTCGACGCTCGTATGCGCGTCGAGCCGGACGGTCAGCCCCTCGCTGAGTGAGCCGCTAACGACGACGCCGAGGCGGTTACGGGATGGGGGCATGGGTCTCTCCTCCAGGATCCGCTTGGTGGTGGAAGAACTATAGCATGGTTCGCCCTCCGGCACTCCGCCTGACTGATTTTGGATCTAGGATTTTGGATTTTGGATTTCGGGTTGTTGCCCACGTCATCTGAACAGGGGCCGGGAATGATGCGTATGCATTGGATGGAGATAGCCGTCAGCACACCGTCGGACCCGGCGACGCCGGCTGCGCGCCGAAGGCATGCCAGGCGACGCCGGCTCGCTGGCGTCGCCTGATGGGAGGGGGCCTGAGGCGTAAGGTGGCGCTCACCAGCGCACGTTCACGGGGGTGCCCAGGGGCGCCCAGCCGTAGAGCCAGGCCGCCGACGCAAGCGGCAGATTGATGCAACCGTGACTGCGACGCACGCCCGTGCCGAACTGATTGTGCCAGTAGGTGCCGTGCAGCGCCACGCCGCCAACAATGTACATCGCGTGGGGCACATTGGGCACGTTCCAGCACTCGCCGCCAGCGCACCCGCGCATCGTCTGCGAGCGCACCTTGTAATAGATGGCGAAGCGGCCCACCGGGGTGTTGAAGCCATCGCGCCCGGTGGAAACCGGAGCGTCGAAGACCAGGCGCTGGCCTTCGTAAGCGTAGAGCCACTGGTCGCTCAGATCCACAATGATGCTTTTACCGCCGGAGGAGGGGGCGGGGGCGGCCCGGGGCGGGGATGGCGCGGGAGGGGCGACGGTGGGCGGGGGCGCCGGCGCCGCCAGCGCAGCGGGCGCCTCGGTGGCCGGCGGAGCATCGGCGGCCACAACGAATGGTTGGGCGGGCGGGGCCGGTTGGGCGAGGGGCTGGCCGCCGTTATCAACCACCACCGCCCCTTCAGGCGCGCCCGGCAAGGTGGGCAAGCCGCGGAGCAGGACCAGATCGCGCCCCAGGCTGCCGATCTGGACGGCCTCCGCCGCTGGCGCGTCGGGGTAATGCTCGAGACGCACGCGCTCGAAATACTGGACCAGCGCCAGCCGCGGGCCGACGTACTCCCAGGCTGGCGCGCTGATCGGCAGGCCGAAGACCTCCAGGCCGCCGTTAGCTTCCCAGTAGCTCAAAAATGGCGGGCCGACCGTGTACCCCGTTTCGGGAAACAGGCGCGTGTCGAGCGGCAGGTCGGCCACGGGCGCCGGCGGCTCGAAGCGCCGCCAGAGCGCTTCGCTGTATTCGGCCCCCAGCCGCCCGCGCAGGATGGCGCCTCCATACTC
This region of Chloroflexaceae bacterium genomic DNA includes:
- a CDS encoding metal-dependent transcriptional regulator; this translates as MPDSEEHGRVTPAIEDYLKAIYTLQQQHGVVTTSLLGEQRGSKPGSVTGMIKKLAEMNLVQHTPYQGVMLTAAGERIALEVIRHHRLLELYLVEALGYSWDEVHEEAERLEHHISEKLEARIAEHLGHPSFDPHGDPIPTLEGNLPASTGTRLADLAVHERGRVVRVRDQSGERLRYLADLGLVPGAQIEVTGSAPFDGPLTIRLGSATYPLDRRMARTIEVERLADAEAKATEEQAAALREAGISGE
- a CDS encoding L,D-transpeptidase, with product MRFRLTRRFLEACVVSLVLGIVVGAWVAPRRSVAMDQALFFAATGQRLSNEYGFLGHWRDSNGPLTLGPPITPHLVENGLTVQYFERGRLELHPEYGGAILRGRLGAEYSEALWRRFEPPAPVADLPLDTRLFPETGYTVGPPFLSYWEANGGLEVFGLPISAPAWEYVGPRLALVQYFERVRLEHYPDAPAAEAVQIGSLGRDLVLLRGLPTLPGAPEGAVVVDNGGQPLAQPAPPAQPFVVAADAPPATEAPAALAAPAPPPTVAPPAPSPPRAAPAPSSGGKSIIVDLSDQWLYAYEGQRLVFDAPVSTGRDGFNTPVGRFAIYYKVRSQTMRGCAGGECWNVPNVPHAMYIVGGVALHGTYWHNQFGTGVRRSHGCINLPLASAAWLYGWAPLGTPVNVRW
- a CDS encoding glycosyltransferase family 2 protein, producing the protein MIDVIVPNYNGAALLPTCLDALRAQTRRDFLVTVVDDGSVDDSRALLATRYREVQVVALPRNRGLAAAVNAGIAATQRPFVALLNNDTEAHPAWLERLIGALERYPAYAFAASKLLLFDRRDHLHSAGDFYRPDGEPGSRGVWERDRGQYDAVMEVFGPCAGAAAYRRAALEAVAEDGKVFDEDLGMYCEDVDLNLRARRRGMRTIFVPTAVVYHRLSATGGGTLASYYCGRNFALVWAKNMPGPLARRYWPALLASQARFALHSLRHIREPAARARLRGQLAALRALPLFLRKRRRLQPDETLSLAL
- a CDS encoding glycosyltransferase family 2 protein, with protein sequence MLEPSDQPVYLSIVIPAYNEERRLPATLQQLRAYLAAQSFASELIVVDDGSDDRTAAVAASFPEVQVLRREHRGKGFAVRAGALAASGAYVLLCDADLAVPIEEWVKFEGFFASGYDVVIGSREGIGATREGEPWHRHVMGRVFNWIIRLVALRDINDTQCGFKALRREVARDLFSRVRIYGDNAPVVRGAAVTAYDVEVLFLARKCGYRIAEVPVRWRYGAETKVNPVRDSLRNLRDVFAVRLNDLRGRYREAPRYISDPETIHHH
- a CDS encoding ATP-binding protein, which encodes MPPSRNRLGVVVSGSLSEGLTVRLDAHTSVEDMRVGKFVVIQGDRHAFFSMVTDVALAATNQEVLLDPPDGDRFVHEVLAGTATYGALELTPRLMLPLERSEQSLLPVKTIPRHFAPVYEAEAEDFGRVFGQAGGASFEIGRPLDMDVPVCLNLERLVERSNGIFGKSGTGKSFLTRLLICGTIYADVASNLIFDMHSEYGWGAPSEGGTFVKGLRQLFGSDVLVYTIDAEASRGRPYDGDLVIGLDQIEVEDVIALEEELNLSSTATESSYLLFDRYRQGWLEALLEMDSEAIREFAERSGAHAGAISALKRKLARIARLSFVRERADFSAVDRLIDALAAGRHVVLEFGRHDNSLIYVLVANIITRRIHRRWVEQTDRAIQTQNQADRPRPLMITIEEAHKFLNPRVARQTIFGTIAREMRKYGVTLLVVDQRPSSIDPEVMSQLGTRVTALLNDERDIEAVFTGVSGSAGLRAVLASLDSKQQALVLGHAVPMPVVVRTRTYDTGFYAAMERRGPRRRTASPGPARPAQEEMDELFPD
- the rfbD gene encoding dTDP-4-dehydrorhamnose reductase; this encodes MRIAITGARGQLGRALCDALAPGYELVPLGHDQLELSSPATVERVVATGADLVIHAAAYTDVDGCARNPDLAYRVNGLGTRYVALACRRLDAPLVYISTNEVFPGDAGRPYVEYDAPCPINAYGRSKWAGEQAVRELLDSFYIVRVAWLFGGERNFVRTVLRLAKEPPPTGLRMVDDEVGSPTYAPDVAEAVATLIATGFFGTYHLVNAGACSRYELAQTVLRLAGLTTPVTPIKLADYRRDSTPPPYSPLANHAGAAIGLTLRPWEEAVAAYLATLAAV